atgtaatgaatGATAGTATGCGATATAGTAATTATAAGTGGCAGGTATACTATTGCATTTTAGTCGATGGGGAACACATTGTTATCAGCGTAAATTCTAATTGAGAATAACTGCAACATTTtaacatacaataaaattaaagtcattcatacaaaataatattatgttgttagATAATAATTGTTGCGGTTTGAAGTCATTTGAAATCCTTGTTGTCACTTAACTGGTACTAGTAAGTACTCGTTTGTACAAACTACATGAGAATATATCCATTCTGGCAGTAGTTCGTGCAATATAAATTATCGATACGTATAGGTCGCAACACTAAGTAACACGTTCTTCGTCTGCTCGTTTAAACTTACGATTATGACTAAACTATAGGTGTTGCTTCATGTTCCTACTAAAACCAGTTACAACTAATTTGAAACGACCCTGTATAATTACtctaatacaataatataattattagacATCGGATTATAGTGCactatcaaaattacaaaatatgcgTACAAAAATGCACTATCAAAACCTAGTTTAATttctcaatttattttgtagtcAATCATCCCGTTAGGCGAATTTTCGTAAGACACACAGCATCTAACTATCGGCAGAATCACGTTATTATCGCAACGTACAAAAGGCGTGATATATTTAACCCCAGAAATATgcacagttaaataaataattatgtaaaaataccgCATGTTTGCATATGCAAATGCATATAATCCGATTGTCTAATGATGTTTGCAAACTTTGATAACACAGCTGCAATAAGTaacagcattaaaaaaaatgtaaatttagACATTTAGTTTCCAAATCTTTGGTggtcaataaaattttaatcgaaCATGTGAAATTCATTAgagaagtaaaaaaataagttgataTATAAAGCGGCATATCCAACAGTTGAGTATTATAAGCAAGCTCATTTTGCATCGATAAGGACAAGTGGCAAATTCATATCGCAAGTACAGTTGTAATTGTAACAAAAGTACTCGGCACAACAACATAACAACTTCAACGAATTTGACACCCGTTACAAATTGAATTTTACCTCAGAAACAATAGAAACGTATGtcaaaaactcaataaaaataatttgtacacGATCTCGCCTACATAAAACTATACACGCTTTTACATCTTAAACGGTAAACTTAACATTAATAGGCTATGTCACAAGTGACACCGATTATAACTATATAATAACGTCGAGGTAAACTATATAGGATTCACGTCGAGACAAATCGACTCACTTAATATCGTCTcagcaaaaatattactttcCTGATATGAAAACGAATCGTCAGACGAAAAAAATGCATCGCCGCGGAGGGCTCACTCCTCACACAAACTGTCCAGCGTCGCACCGGCCCCGGCGCGATCAATAAATGCGTGGAGATGCAGCGCCTCTCCCTAATATGAGTTCAGTACGATAAGTCGGAAGTCCGTCCCGCACGTCGCAGACGCGGGGCGGGTTCCGGTGGAGAGACGATCCCCGCTCGTCGGACGATATTACGGTATTTACACTAGGCTAGGATTCGAAGAGTCCTGAGGTAGATGCGGTGTGTGGCGGCGGCGGCACGCTAGCAGCCGGCGGCGGAGGGCGGCACGCCGTTGGCGGGCTTGAGGTCGGCGTGCAGCGGCTGCAGCGGCTCGGCGGCCGCGTCGTCCGAGCCGCGCGACCGCACCGACGACAGCTCGCGCACCCACGACGCCAGCCGCCCCGACACGCCGAACAGGTTGGAGCCCGAGCCCGTCGCCACCGCGCCCACGTTCACCTCCGCCAGCTCCTGCTCCTCCTCTGCGGAACCATCGCATACATCAGATACACCGACCCCGAGAAAagacaataggtacctactgcttaGCTCTATGTCATTTTTCAAGAATAAAATTCATCCTATAACTCTTGAAAGCCTATTCGTATCGCAAACTATTGCAGTGCGGGAAAATTAATAACAACGAATGGGATGAAAGTGGAATTCTATTGATAAAAATCTACTCGAGGCTAGATCACTCTAAAGTAGTCTAAAGCGTAGGACAGCAAAAAGACGAGGCCAACATTTTTAGAACTTGTACGGTACGTCCCAGTACACGTTGGGAATGGCCAACAACAATAATTTGGGTATTATGATCAGCCCAATAAAATCGGTGTTGCAAATGAATAATAACTGGCACTACAAATGATTCATGGTCACTCAGGAAATGATAACAAGTGTCCCGCACGCATCTGAACGTTAAACATGCAAACAGTGACCGCTACTTACGTTTGGTTAGCGTGCCTCCGACTCGGCACACGTCTCTATGGAGCGCAACGAAGGGAACAGAAAAGCGGGCTCGAGTTAAATTATAATAGATTTGTACTAGCAACAAATGTTATCATTTGCTGACGAAGACCAGAACACTAGGTGAATCAAATTTACGTGTATGGTTGATTACACATTAGCATCACTCAGTACTACTAAATTTGGAAAATTGTTAAAACAGACTATCATTGTGGATCAATCGTTAGAACGCCGTTTATTGTGTTTCAGTCATAACGATCAGGACAGCGAACAATTACCAATTCATTGGTCTTATCACAGTAAGGTTTAATATTCCTTAGATTTTACTCTAATAACAGTTTTACGATAGGTAATTCGCGTATAAATCTTGGTGTAAACGAGCAGTATAGAGGTACAGAGAAGTAATGTATAGCGTAAGAGAGAGGACATACCCATAGCGGTGCGCTGCAAGGCGTACATCTCCTGCCCCTGCGGCGTGTGGAAGAAGGAGCGGCCGCGGAAGTGCGGCATGGCGGTGGGCACCAGGTCCGCCACCAGCTGCAGGAAGCTGGGCCGCAGCGGGGCCCGGTGGGCCCAGCAGGCGCGCATGAGCTCGTACAGGCGGTCGGGGCAGTGCTCGGGCCGCTCCATCACGCCGCCCTCCACCACGTAGCGCACCACCTGCTCGTTGGACAGGCCCTGGTACGGCTGCATGGCGAGCGTCGCCATCTCCCATAACACTACGCCGTAGCTCCACACGTCGCTACTGCTCGAGAACACCTGCGGAGAGAGCACGGTGAGTAAAAGGTTTCAAtataaagcaatttaaaaaatgaaattaaatggtGTGATAATAAATTCAACTGACACAAAAAAATGTGGCTAAGGAGTAACACACGTTAACAGGAACTATGTTCCGCAGGATCTATAGCTTGTTTCGAATAAAATACATCAGGTAAATTCAAGACTTACCCCATCTTTGAGGCTCTCCGGGCTCATCCAGCGCACCGGCAACAAGCCTTTGGTGCCTTTCCTATAATAGTCAGTCTCGTATATGTCTCTGGTCATGCCGAAGTCCCCGACCTTCACGGTCAGGTCTCCGGCGACCATACAGTTGCGCGCCGCGAGGTCGCGGTGCACGAATTTTTTGGCCGATAGGTAAGCCATACCGTCGGCTATTTCAATAGCCATCTGGAAAGAAGCAAATATTATTAATCCCAGTCCTTAAAGGTAATATAGGTTATTGCCTTGCTTCAATGAACAACGCACATCTGGATGGCAGCGTaggggttaaaaatatttatatacatcTTCTGGAATCCTAAGTGAGAAGCTCATATTTGGCCATTATCCatctaccaaaaaatattaaaaaaattttggCAAATGGATCTCTTGGTAAACACATACCTGCAATATATTTTGCAGTGAGGGTGGGTCATTCCCCCCCTTTCTAGGCAGCGATGCGTCTGCATCGGGGCGATGGGAGCGCAGGTAGGTCTTGAGGTCCCCGAACTCCATGAGCTCCATGATGACCAGCGTGGGCTGTCCGCGCGACACCACGCCTAGGAGCCGCACCACGTGGAACGTGTCGAATGCTTTCATCACTGAAGCTTCGTTCAGGAACTCTTGTCGCTCCCTGCAGACAAAATTtggaaatttatttatatacgtaCTTACTACATTAGGACTATATACATGGGGATTATGTACTACATTTGgaccattaaaaatatatatacaagtaactatatAAAAATAGGTGGTCTTAAAACTGTTAAAAGTATGATCTGCTTACCGATCCGTGGCGTGCTCGTTGACAGTTTTAACGGCACACCTAGTCTCCGCCTTTCCTTTTTCAATGCCTTTGACAATTCCTTCGTAAACCtgtaggtaaaataatattcgtaattttatattatgtattgaatAAATTCATTTCTCGGTGAATATAGAGACAAAAATGATGAGCTTACCATTCCGAATGAACCCTGGCCCAGTTCGCGTACGCACTCGACAGATGCTCTAGGCACCTCCCATTCATCAGGCACATACATTGTAGACACGTACTCTGGGTTCACGCTGGCAAACAACTTGTTAGCCTCGGCCGACGGCAAGAGACCACGCCTTGCGTACCAAATGCCTCCGCCCAGGACTAAGAACATTATCATACAGCCACCCACTACGCCCCAGATCCATTCGTACGCGGCTTCGGCCGTCCTCTCCTGTGAAACAAAGGAAGGTTTAAAATCTGCTCAAACATCGAAATGGTAAGAGTAGAAAAGTAAGGATGTGAATAGCTCTAAATGGCATATACGACGTCATGTCATTATTCACTGTCCTATTCAGGTCATATAACTTAGACGAGGCTACAGTCCTGGAAACTGACGCTCAAGGTCTGTACCCTGCAGTGAGACGCtaaaaagactgatgatgaaGATTACCATGCTACCACATCTTTTGAAATCACTTCACATGCAGATTTACATATGCATCAGCAGAACCATATAATCAAAATCATAAATTATCTTCGAAGTCAAAAATCAAAGAACATACCGGTATAAAAATAGGCGGGAATACGACGGAGACGTTGCCGGCGCCGGCCATGGTGATGGGCGTGACTTCCACGCTGTAGTTGCCGGGCGATAAGTTGCGTAGCGTGTAACTGTGACCGTTGTTCTCATAGTCGTCTGCTGTTACGCAGCTTTGAAGACCCACATCCTGGCCCTGAGGAATAATTACTTATTAGTAGAAAGGTTTTTAGGTTAATGGTGGAATTGCCTGTTATAAAGAAAGTCCTTTCATGAGGCTTCTTGCTGTGATATATGTGAGTCAGGCAGAAGACTTACTCTAGTCATCTTAACTCCTACGGAAGAGCATTTGTACACCAGCCATGTACTGACAGGTGCTTTATAACACACTCGATGCCGATATCAATATAGAAACATCGGAATTTATGCCGTAATCATACAGTATATGTTTCAATTTGGTTTGGCAAAAAACGCTTTAGTGGATAGTATAAGTATGTACCGCCAAGTTATCCTCGACGCGTGAGTAATGCACGGAGTAGGCCACTACGAAGCCGTTGGGGTTCTGTGGCGGTTTCCACGTGACGTTCACTTCAGCCAACGATTTGTTCGACACGATCACCTCTGCTTGCAAATTGGTCACCAAGTCAGCGTTCActgtaacataaataaagttgTGTATTATTAACCTTTTGATCATCGCGCTTAATAAATTGGTGCATTGTACACTAACAGTTAGTGTTAACTATCGGTAGAGTGTCCCCTAtcgttatttatgttttgtgaaGGTATTCATTGAGTTAAAAGCAGCCTATGGCCACTGTGGCATCAATGAACACTGACCGCAAAGTTATTAACTTTAAGATTTACCTATTTACTTGATAACTTGTTATGTCAAATTacttcaatatattttcaaccttatcacaatagcggAAGGTTCGATTGGTAAATTTTATAGATTCAGGCAGGTTGACCTGGCGTTCAAACTTACAGTTCGATAGTGAATATGTCCAGTGAGGTCATTTATCTCCATTCTACTAACCTCGTTCTGTAGTGCGGAAGGTGTTGAAAGCGCGCTTAGAGCACCAGGTCTTGACATAAGCCTGCTCGGTCTCATTCTCGTGCTTGGCGCGGCAGGCCCAGATGTTCACGGTGTACCAAGAGAAGTGACGCATGTTTGTCACCTTCAGAGAATTCACTTTGCCCCCCAGTTCGAAGTAGAACGACTTTACGTAACCTGCGAACAAATGTGGAATAATTTAACATGGTATTGATATTGGAGAACTTTGAATTGGGATATATTAATGTACGTATCATGATTATGACACTGCAGTACGGTTGATTATTTCTAGTTTGTTTATGCCGTTAAACTGTGAACTTGTTTCGATATAAAAAAGACAGAAACAAGTTGAAAAATTGCTATAATCATCactataatgtaatttttaagttttataaaatatcctCATATCTTTGTTCTGTCTTCCGGCTTCGTCATGTCCACAGGCAGACACGACTGTTTATCCGACAGACAAGCAGGCACATGATGGACAAACAATTCAGTGAATGAACAAATTAAAGTGGGATGAATATAaacgagaagccgaaaatcgatctcagtggcgtacacttggagaggcctatgtccagcagtggactgcgataatGATGAATATAAACTTACCTTCAGAATCAGTGGTGTTAGTGTAGTTCAGTCCAACCTTGGGCTCGAAGTTCGGAGTCAGTATGACAAGCATGCTGTTCAGGCTGTCGTCGACCGATCGCTTGACCCTCTTCGGGTTCTTCCTGTCATTCCTTCTGTACACCTGTAATAAATTGACGTTTAATTAATCTGCAAAATAAAGGTCGATTTTGAGTAATCTTTTCCAGTACATATGTACTTTAAAAAGTGACAAATGTTAAATACTTTTGTCAGTCAAGGCGGCTgttttcatgtaaggagatcagccagctgcgcaggacatattatagtgcacgagcatttgcgcagacgcaataataactttatttacaaacGATTTTGAGCTTTAAATTTAAGATGCCAAGGTACCTTATTCTGCAGTTCATTCTCAAAGTTGATAGTCTCCATCCGTTCTTCCTCTGCTCGGGTGCTGAACCGCGATGTGGGTTTGTCCTCCTCCTTGCAAGCACACGAGCCGTTTGTGACTTCACCTGTCGTTTCCTTCGCAGAAGCTTCGGGAGATTCCTCTGTTCTTGCTGTGATCATGTTTGGTAGAGCGCCCGCTACAAGAAATGGGAGTTTTTTAGGTTGTTTTATCTTATAACTAGCTTTCGAGAAGACAGAAGAGTCCCAGGAGATGAGCTCCTGTGAGTTAGGTACTTCTTACGCACAGATGCATAAAGCCTAACTTGATAAACGAGCTATCaaatcagtagttcctgagagtAAGGCAGTCAAGCAAACAGAATAAAAAACCCTTCAGCTTTCTAATATAATGGGTAGTGGATAACTTACGATTGACACAGTAGTTGGTGTTCCCCGCCAAAATCTTGGGTACATTGTAGCTATTTGCGTGTATCTCGACATGGTACAAGATAATGGTGCCGTTGGCCATCGTCGGCGGACCCCAGCGCACGAACACCGAGTGAGGCGTTAGGGGCTCCACTGACAATCCAACTGGAGGACTCGGATCTATAAACGAAGAATAAATAGATAAAGTTACGAGAATACTCAACATGATTCCAATAAATTGAAGATGCATTGTAATatacaatagtttattaaaatataagactggtattattttattgaattcttattttttttaaacttacttcCTGGCAAAGTAGTGAAGTAAATGATAGAGCTCTGTGCACCCTTTTTCTCTTGCAATGTAGTGTAAGTTTTGACATACGCCGCATATCGAGTGTATGGGGTCAATTGTGATAGCGGGTAGAAGGACGGCTGCATATTCAAACAAGGATTGTTTAGAATATTAGTGTTTTCATTTCCGGTCGTAACCTCTTTTGTGCCATTGCGCGCTTCGTCTA
The window above is part of the Helicoverpa armigera isolate CAAS_96S chromosome 3, ASM3070526v1, whole genome shotgun sequence genome. Proteins encoded here:
- the Inr gene encoding insulin-like receptor isoform X2 gives rise to the protein MRRACDRLAWPVVACALLMACARADAAGESNHPTGICTSMDIRNNPKQLNNLTGCRVIEGQLNIVLMERATPKFFANLTFPELREVTDYIMIYRTKGVQNLGDLFPNLTVIRGMQLHKDYALVIFDNENLESLGLRSLAKIENGGVRIQQNDRLCYTNTIDWSRITPPDAENVIRMNYDTRLCGLCPNAQSRVEDHRQSHLQCPSDENDRLLCWDDKHCQKICPPACGDRGCLDDAARTCCHNACLGGCSGPRPEDCHVCRNFSFGNGPERKCVDSCPVGTYQLFWRCVTELECRNAPAPPMDDGVQRSSPKIRKYKIHGNRCVFVCPIGYNEEMVGENNLTCSKCPDGGCMKECQGGKIDSMAAAEQFRGCTHIKGKLEIAVRASGGKTLSVLEESLREIREITGSLQVIRAYPLVSLMFLKNLRKITGAFEKGAKNNQVLHIFNNPNLELLWDWSTHGPIEISGGSLFIHLNPKLCYAKILPLKDMTRNPKSNFTEIEVSEDNNGNQASCLPDNLHLRVSQICDKAVVLTWNMYCPEDIRKLLGYSVYYIAAEHNVTLYEQRDVCSDIWNVLDITIDEARNGTKEVTTGNENTNILNNPCLNMQPSFYPLSQLTPYTRYAAYVKTYTTLQEKKGAQSSIIYFTTLPGNPSPPVGLSVEPLTPHSVFVRWGPPTMANGTIILYHVEIHANSYNVPKILAGNTNYCVNPGALPNMITARTEESPEASAKETTGEVTNGSCACKEEDKPTSRFSTRAEEERMETINFENELQNKVYRRNDRKNPKRVKRSVDDSLNSMLVILTPNFEPKVGLNYTNTTDSEGYVKSFYFELGGKVNSLKVTNMRHFSWYTVNIWACRAKHENETEQAYVKTWCSKRAFNTFRTTERVNADLVTNLQAEVIVSNKSLAEVNVTWKPPQNPNGFVVAYSVHYSRVEDNLAGQDVGLQSCVTADDYENNGHSYTLRNLSPGNYSVEVTPITMAGAGNVSVVFPPIFIPERTAEAAYEWIWGVVGGCMIMFLVLGGGIWYARRGLLPSAEANKLFASVNPEYVSTMYVPDEWEVPRASVECVRELGQGSFGMVYEGIVKGIEKGKAETRCAVKTVNEHATDRERQEFLNEASVMKAFDTFHVVRLLGVVSRGQPTLVIMELMEFGDLKTYLRSHRPDADASLPRKGGNDPPSLQNILQMAIEIADGMAYLSAKKFVHRDLAARNCMVAGDLTVKVGDFGMTRDIYETDYYRKGTKGLLPVRWMSPESLKDGVFSSSSDVWSYGVVLWEMATLAMQPYQGLSNEQVVRYVVEGGVMERPEHCPDRLYELMRACWAHRAPLRPSFLQLVADLVPTAMPHFRGRSFFHTPQGQEMYALQRTAMETCAESEAR
- the Inr gene encoding insulin-like receptor isoform X1, coding for MRRACDRLAWPVVACALLMACARADAAGESNHPTGICTSMDIRNNPKQLNNLTGCRVIEGQLNIVLMERATPKFFANLTFPELREVTDYIMIYRTKGVQNLGDLFPNLTVIRGMQLHKDYALVIFDNENLESLGLRSLAKIENGGVRIQQNDRLCYTNTIDWSRITPPDAENVIRMNYDTRLCGLCPNAQSRVEDHRQSHLQCPSDENDRLLCWDDKHCQKICPPACGDRGCLDDAARTCCHNACLGGCSGPRPEDCHVCRNFSFGNGPERKCVDSCPVGTYQLFWRCVTELECRNAPAPPMDDGVQRSSPKIRKYKIHGNRCVFVCPIGYNEEMVGENNLTCSKCPDGGCMKECQGGKIDSMAAAEQFRGCTHIKGKLEIAVRASGGKTLSVLEESLREIREITGSLQVIRAYPLVSLMFLKNLRKITGAFEKGAKNNQVLHIFNNPNLELLWDWSTHGPIEISGGSLFIHLNPKLCYAKILPLKDMTRNPKSNFTEIEVSEDNNGNQASCLPDNLHLRVSQICDKAVVLTWNMYCPEDIRKLLGYSVYYIAAEHNVTLYEQRDVCSDIWNVLDITIDEARNGTKEVTTGNENTNILNNPCLNMQPSFYPLSQLTPYTRYAAYVKTYTTLQEKKGAQSSIIYFTTLPGNPSPPVGLSVEPLTPHSVFVRWGPPTMANGTIILYHVEIHANSYNVPKILAGNTNYCVNPGALPNMITARTEESPEASAKETTGEVTNGSCACKEEDKPTSRFSTRAEEERMETINFENELQNKVYRRNDRKNPKRVKRSVDDSLNSMLVILTPNFEPKVGLNYTNTTDSEGYVKSFYFELGGKVNSLKVTNMRHFSWYTVNIWACRAKHENETEQAYVKTWCSKRAFNTFRTTERVNADLVTNLQAEVIVSNKSLAEVNVTWKPPQNPNGFVVAYSVHYSRVEDNLAGQDVGLQSCVTADDYENNGHSYTLRNLSPGNYSVEVTPITMAGAGNVSVVFPPIFIPERTAEAAYEWIWGVVGGCMIMFLVLGGGIWYARRGLLPSAEANKLFASVNPEYVSTMYVPDEWEVPRASVECVRELGQGSFGMVYEGIVKGIEKGKAETRCAVKTVNEHATDRERQEFLNEASVMKAFDTFHVVRLLGVVSRGQPTLVIMELMEFGDLKTYLRSHRPDADASLPRKGGNDPPSLQNILQMAIEIADGMAYLSAKKFVHRDLAARNCMVAGDLTVKVGDFGMTRDIYETDYYRKGTKGLLPVRWMSPESLKDGVFSSSSDVWSYGVVLWEMATLAMQPYQGLSNEQVVRYVVEGGVMERPEHCPDRLYELMRACWAHRAPLRPSFLQLVADLVPTAMPHFRGRSFFHTPQGQEMYALQRTAMEEEQELAEVNVGAVATGSGSNLFGVSGRLASWVRELSSVRSRGSDDAAAEPLQPLHADLKPANGVPPSAAGC